In Lacinutrix sp. Bg11-31, the DNA window AAAAGAAGTAGCAAAACGTATTTGCTCTCAAAACGGTAGTAAAGTTTATGGAATTCTCTCAGTTTTAGTGCAAGCTTTTTATAATGCTGAATACTTATTTACTGTACCACCAACCGTTTTTAATCCACCACCAAAAGTAGAATCTGGAGTATTAAAGCTTACTCGTAAAGCCGATTTTAGTTTACCATGCGACGAGAAACTATTTTTTAGAGTAGTAAAACAAGCCTTTATGCATCGCAGAAAAACATTACGTAACAGTTTAAAAACACTCGAATTAAGCGATAATTTAAAAGCAAATGTTATATTTGACAAACGTCCTGAACAGCTAGATGTTCAAGCTTTTATTGATTTAACAAGTTTAATAGAAAAAGACGAAAAGCAAATAGATTAATACCAAATATTTACCAAAACCTTTAGGCAAAACTTGAGGTAACATATTGGAAAATATTAAAAATGTTTTTAGTGGAAGAACAAGACGAAAATATCAAATTCTCAATAAACGACCAGCTTATTGAAAACGTAGAGCAATTAGTAGATTCTAAAAACGATAACGGTATTTTAGACCTGCTAAACGAGTACCACCACGCAGACATTGCAGAAATACTTGAAGATCTAAGCACAGATCAAGCCTCATACATTATTAGACTTTTAGATAGTGAAAAAACATCCGAAATCCTTATGGAAATGGATGAAGATGATCGTGAGAAAATCTTAGCAACACTATCTACAAAAGAAATTGCAGAGGAAATAGAGGAGCTTGATACAGATGATGCTGCTGATATGATTTCGGAGCTTTCCGAAGAACGACAAGAAGAAGTTATAGCATACATTGAAGATGCAGAACACAAAGCCGAAATCCAGGAACTTCTTACTTACGACGAAGATACTGCTGGAGGATTAATGGCAAAAGAGTTAATAAGAGTAAACGAGAACTGGACTGTAACAGAATGTGTAAGAGAGATGCGAGCACAAGCAGAAAACGTAACAAGAGTACACTCAATTTATGTTGTCGATGGAGACGAAAAACTAATAGGTCGCTTATCTTTAAAAGACTTGTTAATGGCCTCTCCACGAGCTCATATTTCTACAGTTTACGTACCAAAAGTAGACTATGTAGATGTTAATGAAGATGTAGAAGAAGTCGCCAGAATCATGCAAAAATACGACTTGGAAGCCATTCCCGTAGTCGATATAAACAAGATATTAGTTGGTAGAATTACCATTGACGATATTGTAGATGTAATAAAAGAAGAAGCCGAAAAAGATTACCAAATGGCAGCCGGTATTTCGCGAGATGTAGAAGCAGACGATAGTATTAAAAAACTAACAATAGCAAGACTACCTTGGCTCTTAATTGGTATGTTTGGTGGCTTAGGCGCTGCAAGTATTATAGAATCCTTTAACGATAGTATGGGAGATTTTATAGTACTCCTTAGTTTCGTCCCATTAATTCAAGCAACTGCCGGAAATGTAGGTGTACAATCGTCGGCAATTGTAGTGCAAGCACTTGCAAATAACAGTCTCGATGGTAATATTTTAAAACGCCTTTTTAAAGAATTTCTTTTAGGTTTAGTAAACGGTTTTGCTATTGCAATAATAGGCCTATTAATCACCCATTTTGCTTTTGGCACACCATACAACGTTTCAATTACCATTGCCATTGCCTTAGTTGCTGTTATTGTTATGGCTGCGTTAATTGGCACATTTGTACCAATATTTTTAGACAAAAGAGGTATCGATCCTGCTGTTGCAACAGGACCATTTATCACTACAAGTAACGATGTATTTGGTATCTTAACTTACTTTTTAATTGCTAAATTTATTTTAGGTTTTTAATATATTTTGCTTGTAACAAATTTTACTTTTTTGGGCGTTACCTAAAGGTCAGGCTGTCACTACTCGCTTTTTTTGAGAAAAACAAAAAAGAGCTCAAACATGCCGTTCCATCCTTAACGCAAATCTTCGTAACTTTAAAAGCTGTTTAATAAAAATAGTTCAGTCAAAAAAAAATAAAACGAATAGGCAATACCTTTTAATATGAAAATCCTTCACTTAGATTCAAATCATCCTTTATTAATAAACCAATTAAACGATTTAGGTTTTACTAATCATGAAAACTATTCAGATTCAAAAGAAATCATTCAAAAGATAATTCACGAATACGATGGTTTCATTATTAGAAGTCGTTTTAGTATTAATCGTGAATTTATAGATTCAGCCAAAAACTTAAAATTTATAGGTCGCGTAGGCGCAGGATTAGAAAACATAGACTGCGATTATGCTCAATCAAAAGGAATAACCTTAATTGCAGCTCCAGAAGGCAATAGAAATGCCGTTGGCGAACATAGTCTAGCTATGCTCCTATCTTTATTCAATAAACTTAACAAAGCAGATAGTGAAGTTAGAGAAGGCAAATGGTTGCGCGAAGACAATCGTGGACTAGAATTAGATGGTAAAACTGTAGGACTTATTGGCTACGGAAACATGGGAAAAGCATTCGCAAAAAAACTTCGCGGTTTCGATGTGCAAGTACTTTGTTACGACCTAAAACCAAATATTGGAGATGATAATGCAACACAAGTATCGCTAGAAGAACTTCAACAAAAAGCAGATGTTTTAAGTCTACACACACCAGAAACAGCTTTAACTGTTGGTATGGTTAATCAAACGTTTATCAATTCGTTTAAAAAAAACTTTTGGTTAATTAATACAGCAAGAGGCAAAAGTGTAGTCACTTCAGATTTAGTTTCTGCATTAAAAAGTGGTAAAATCTTAGGAGCAGGATTAGATGTTTTGGAATACGAAAAAGCATCGTTCGAAAATCTGTTTAGCCACGATAATATGCCAGAGGCTTTTAAATATTTAATTCAGTCTGAAAACGTGTTATTATCACCTCACGTCGCTGGTTGGACTATTGAAAGCAAAGAAAAATTGGCACAAACTATAGTCGATAAGATTAAAGCAGAATTTTATTAACTTTATGCTTTAACTAACTTTAAGCAAAATGACCTCTAAAGCAAAAACTCCCGAAGATTATATTGCGCAACTTCCCGAAGACAGAAAAGAAGCAATTACAAAGTTAAACAACCTTATAATAAAGCACATGCCAAAAGGCTTAGAGGCAGGAATGAGTTATGGAATGTTAGCTTACTATGTGCCAAAATCTATTTACCCAAATGGATACCATTGCAAACCATTTCCACCTTTACCATTTATAAATGTAGCTTCTCAGAAAAATTTTATAGCATTATATCATTCAGGAATGTACGCTAAAAAAGAGCTGCACGATTGGTTTGTAACAGAATATCCTAAACATTGCAAATACAAACTAGACATGGGAAAAAGCTGTATTAGGTTTAAAAAAACAGACGATATTCCTTATAGTTTAATCGAGGAACTTCTTAGTAAAATGAGTGTAGAACAATGGATAGAAATTTACGAGAAAGCAAT includes these proteins:
- a CDS encoding DUF1801 domain-containing protein; protein product: MTSKAKTPEDYIAQLPEDRKEAITKLNNLIIKHMPKGLEAGMSYGMLAYYVPKSIYPNGYHCKPFPPLPFINVASQKNFIALYHSGMYAKKELHDWFVTEYPKHCKYKLDMGKSCIRFKKTDDIPYSLIEELLSKMSVEQWIEIYEKAIKK
- the mgtE gene encoding magnesium transporter — encoded protein: MFLVEEQDENIKFSINDQLIENVEQLVDSKNDNGILDLLNEYHHADIAEILEDLSTDQASYIIRLLDSEKTSEILMEMDEDDREKILATLSTKEIAEEIEELDTDDAADMISELSEERQEEVIAYIEDAEHKAEIQELLTYDEDTAGGLMAKELIRVNENWTVTECVREMRAQAENVTRVHSIYVVDGDEKLIGRLSLKDLLMASPRAHISTVYVPKVDYVDVNEDVEEVARIMQKYDLEAIPVVDINKILVGRITIDDIVDVIKEEAEKDYQMAAGISRDVEADDSIKKLTIARLPWLLIGMFGGLGAASIIESFNDSMGDFIVLLSFVPLIQATAGNVGVQSSAIVVQALANNSLDGNILKRLFKEFLLGLVNGFAIAIIGLLITHFAFGTPYNVSITIAIALVAVIVMAALIGTFVPIFLDKRGIDPAVATGPFITTSNDVFGILTYFLIAKFILGF
- a CDS encoding 2-hydroxyacid dehydrogenase, yielding MKILHLDSNHPLLINQLNDLGFTNHENYSDSKEIIQKIIHEYDGFIIRSRFSINREFIDSAKNLKFIGRVGAGLENIDCDYAQSKGITLIAAPEGNRNAVGEHSLAMLLSLFNKLNKADSEVREGKWLREDNRGLELDGKTVGLIGYGNMGKAFAKKLRGFDVQVLCYDLKPNIGDDNATQVSLEELQQKADVLSLHTPETALTVGMVNQTFINSFKKNFWLINTARGKSVVTSDLVSALKSGKILGAGLDVLEYEKASFENLFSHDNMPEAFKYLIQSENVLLSPHVAGWTIESKEKLAQTIVDKIKAEFY